CGCGCTCGTCTTTGCGATCATCGTTTTACTTCAACCCGAACTCAGAAAGATCACCGCCGATCTTTCCAAGATGAAAATCTTTCAGCCCTTTTTATTAAAGCAGATGACCGATCTGGAAGAGATCACCGAAGCCGTAAAGATCATGGCGAAGAATAAGACCGGTTCTCTCATCGCGATCGTTCGTGAAAACAGTCTGAAAGAAATCATCGATCAGTCCGTTCAATTGGACGCGATCATCTCGACAAGTTTACTACTAACCATTTTTAAAAAGAATTCTGCGCTTCACGACGGGGCGGTGATCATCGAACAAAACCGAATCGCCTGCGCCGGCGCATTCTTACCGATGACTCAGAATTTGGACGACGCGAGAATGGGCGCAAGGCACAGGGCCGCACTCGGAATTTCGGAAGAATCGGATTCGATCGTGATCGTTACTTCCGAGGAGACCGGAGAAATTTCGGTTTGTTACGACGGAGAAATGACTCATCCTGTCAAACCCATAGAGCTTAAGAATTTCGTGAATACGATCCTTCAAAAAAGAGTTACGGGTCCGGAGAAGCACAGTCTTGCTTCGGACGATAAGACGGGTTAACCCAAGATGCTGAAACGAATCTTCAACAACTGGCAGGCAAAACTCGGATCGATTCTTCTCGCGATTCTTTTTTACGTAAATTTACAAAATTCTAAAATACTCGTAAAAGAAATCAATATTCCGATCGAATATCCGAAGTTAGGCAGTTCACTCACCGTTTCCAAAGCATCGGATAAAACCTTTCCGGTAAAAGTGGAAGGAGTTCGGGAATACGTGAATTATTATTCCCAATTCTTAAAAGCGCACGTAAGCGCTTCCGATCTCAAACCCGGTGAAAATTCCGTTTCTTTGTATCGAATCTCCGGCGCTCCGGCCGGACTTCGCATTACAAAACTCAAAGACAAGGTAAAGGTCATCGTAGAATCGAACTCAGGAAAATTTCTTCCGATCGACGTGAAGTTTACCGGAGATCTTCCGCCTAATTATGTGAAGACGGGGCCGTTTGTTTCTCCATCCGTGATTCACGTCAGCGGTCCACCGGGAGTTTTGGACGATCTCGGAAAAATTTCCTTTCCTCCGATTTCTCTCAAAGACAAAACCGAGTCGTTTACGATCAAACACAAACTTCCGGATTTTCCGGCGAGTGTCAAGGTAAGGGATAACGTAAAGGAAGTCACGATCCGAGTGAACATCTTTGCAAGCGCGTCTAACGCGGGCGAAACCCTTCTTCTCGGAATTCCGATCAAATGCCAGAGTTTGGATAAGAATCTGGAGGCAGAATTCTCGGAGCCGGAAGTTTCCGTAAAACTCCAGTCAAAAACTCCTCTGAAAAGTATTCAAGTCATCAAGGGGCTTTCTGCGAGCGTCGTCTGTTCTCATAAATACGATCCGAAGACGAAAAAAATTCTCCCTGATAACAAACCGGTTTTTGCAAAGATCAAGTTGACCAAGGCCCCTTCCTTAAAGGCGGTCGATATCCTCGGCGTTTTTCCGGATCGTATTTCGATTCTTTATAAGGTCAAACCCGATAAGGACAAATCCGGAAGCGAAGACGGCGACAACGGAGAAGAAGAGAATACGATCGAACCCGATTCCAACCCGGAGCTCCTCGAAGAAGAATGAAAATTTCCGTCGGCAACGATATCGTTGAAAACTCCAGAATCCGAGAACTTTTGGAAAAACACGGCGACCGTTTTTTAAAACGGGTCTTTTCCGAATCCGAAAGGGAATACTGCACGAATCGTAAAGATCCGATTCCCCATCTCAGCGGAAGATTTTGCGTCAAAGAAGCCTTTATCAAAGCGATCGAACCCGGAGACAAAGTGATTCTGGATATGAGGGAAATTGAACTTTTCGGAAAGGAATTCGGAAAAAAAGAATTGGTACTCCACGGAAAATCGAAAGAATTGTTTCTTACCAAAGGGTACAGCGGATGTTCGGTTTCGATCAGTCACGCTGAGAATTATTCCACCGCAATCGTGGTGCTTTACAGGGAGTAAAAGATGATCTCTGAAACGATGAAACAAACCATTCAATTTTACAACGAAGGTTTGAGCTTATACAAAACCAGAAAGTTCGCGGAAGCCCTTGAAAAGTTTCAGAAGGCGAGCGAGCTCTCACCGGAAGACGGTCCTTCTAAAAAATACATCGGCCGATGTCAGGCATTTATCGCAACTCCTCCTCCAGACGACTGGGACGGAGTTTTTGAAATGAAAACAAAATAAGAGAATCCATGTCCAAGAAACCCGCAACCAGAACCGCTCGTCCGATCACCGAATACGGAGCGATTTCCACAGTTCTCGGAAAAGAGACTTCCTTTTCCGGGATTCTAAACTTCCAAAAACCTCTCGAAATCTCGGGTGAGTTTCAAGGCGAGATCGAATCCGAAGGGTTTCTTCTCGTGAGTGAAGGCGCAAAGGTTCGCGCGAACATCAAAGCGGGAACCGTGATCGTCGGCGGCGAAATCACTGGAAACGTGATCGCGACGCAAAAGCTCGAAATGCTTTCTACCGGTAAAGTAAACGGAAATATCAAAACTTCCAAACTTCAAATTGCAGATGGAGTAATCTTTGACGGGAACTGTGAGATGATCCAGCCCAATAAAGATTGACCCACGCTTAAACCAGTAAAAAGTGGTATCTGCTAACCCGAAAAAGCCTACGGACAGGGCTGAGATAGGCAAAATCGCCCTCATTCTGCTCCTTGGATTTTTCGCAGGAGCCGTGACGGGAGTCATTCTCGATCGCCTAACGGGCGTTTCTTTTTTCTCTTCCTACCTGCTCCGAGAAGCAATCAAATTTGAACTCTACGTAATCAAGGTTGAGATACAATTTACCCCTGCTAGTCTGATAGGACTCGTAGCGACGTTGTATTTCATACTAAAAAAGGGGTAAAACATGTCAGTGATTTCAATGAAAAACCTTCTGGAAACCGGAGTACACTTCGGACACCAGACTCGCAAATGGAATCCCAAAATGGCGCCGTATGTATTTACGGCAAGAAACGGGATTCACATCATCGATCTTCAAAAGACCGTTCAAAAAGCAAAAGAAGCTTACGACGCTCTGAAAAAACAAACTTCAGACGGCAAAAAAGTTCTTTTTGTGGGAACGAAGAAACAAGCGAGAGGCGCGATCGAAAGAGAAGCCATCCGCTCGAATATGTTCTTTATCAATAACCGCTGGCCGGGCGGACTCTTAACCAACTGGAACACAGTGAAGAAGAGTATTGCTCGTCTCAAAAAACTCGAAGGAATGGAAGCCGACAACAGCTTCGAGAAAGAAGTGAAAACAAAAAAAGAAATCCTCACTCTGAGAAGAGAGTTGGATAAACTTCGTAAAACTCTCGGTGGAATCAAAGACATGGCGACCATTCCGGAAATCATGTTCGTGATCGATCCTAAAAAAGAAGAAATCGCGGTAAAAGAAGCGAGAAAACTCGGTCTTACGATCTTCGCGGTTGTCGACACCAACTGCGATCCTGAACTCATCGATTATCCGATTCCGGGTAATGACGACGCGATCCGTGCGATTTCCCTTTTCCTCGAAACGATGGCAAACGCAGTCATCGAAGGAACGGGTGGAGTGGTAGAACAACCACGTTTCAGCGAAGACCTGGATTCCGAAGCTCTGGCTCTGGAATATCAAGGTGAATATGATGAAAGCGGAAAGTTCATCATGGACGAAGATCCTGAATCTAGAAAATCCAAAGCGGCGGCCGCCGCCGCGGCATTAGAAGCGGGTGCAACTCCTGCGGTTGCGGAAGAGCCTGCGACTACTACGATCGAAGTAGACAAGAACGAGTAAGGAATTCTACGAAATGGCAGTATCTACAGATTTAATCAGAGAACTCAGAGAGAGAACCAGTGCAGGAATGATGGACTGCAAAAAAGCTCTCGAAGAAAACAACGCAGATATCGAAAAAGCGATTACTTGGCTCCGTGAGAAAGGAATCGCTAAGGCCGCTAAAAAAGCCGGAAGAGAAACCAAAGAAGGAAGAGTGGTTTCTTACATTCACGGAAACGGAAAGATCGGAGTCTTGGTAGAACTGAACTCCGAGACTGACTTCGTTTCAAAGAATGAGGACTTCGAAGCCCTTGGAAAGGAAATCTGCATGCAGATCGCCGCAATGAATCCTCTCTATTTGAACGAAGAATCCATTCCTGCGGAAGATCTTGAGAAAGAAAAAGGAATCATGAGAGTTCAGTTGGAAGCGGAAGGAAAGAAGGCCGAACAAATCGACAAAATTCTTCCCGGAAAAATCAAAAAATACGTTTCCGAAGCTTGTCTCGTAAACCAAGCGTTTTTCAAAGACGATTCTAAGACCATTGACGACTTAGTCAAGGAAGCGATCGCGAAATTCGGTGAGAACATCACCATCGCTCGTTTCGTCCGCTTTCAGGTAGGTGGACTCTAAGTTTTGGCAACCGAAGCGAAGTATAAAAGAATTTTGATCAAACTCTCCGGAGAAGCACTCGCCGGAGAGGGAGAATTCGGGATTGATACCAATAAGGCCCATTCTCTCGCAGAAGAAATCAAAGAAGTTCACGATCTCGGCGTCGAGATCGCTCTGGTTGTCGGCGGTGGAAACATCATCCGAGGAACCAATCTTGCCAAAGCGGGGATCGATCGTGCGACCGCTGACTACATGGGAATGCTCGCGACCATCCAGAACGCACTGGCACTCCAAGACGCTTGTGAAAAAAAAGGACTCTATACGAGAGTTCAATCCGCGATCGAAATCAATTCTATAGCAGAGAGTTATATTCGCCGTCGCGCGGTTCGTCACTTGGAAAAGTCAAGAATCGTAATCTTCGCGGGTGGAACCGGAAATCCTTACTTTACAACGGATACGACCGCGAGTCTTCGCGCTGTGGAAGTTGGTTGTGACGTGATTCTCAAGGCCACAAAAGTGGACGGAGTTTACACCGCGGATCCGAAAAAAGACAACACAGCAAAACGTTATTCTCAGATTTCCTTTATGGAATCGATCAATCGTCGATTGAAGGTGATGGATTCTACCGCTCTTAGTTTGTGTATGGA
This genomic interval from Leptospira stimsonii contains the following:
- the cdaA gene encoding diadenylate cyclase CdaA, with translation MFFFKNISLFPLGKNPFIIILDVLIVSVLIYQFYTTIRRTRGIQLLLGVALIWLLGIFASYFELELLDWIIENIRPALVFAIIVLLQPELRKITADLSKMKIFQPFLLKQMTDLEEITEAVKIMAKNKTGSLIAIVRENSLKEIIDQSVQLDAIISTSLLLTIFKKNSALHDGAVIIEQNRIACAGAFLPMTQNLDDARMGARHRAALGISEESDSIVIVTSEETGEISVCYDGEMTHPVKPIELKNFVNTILQKRVTGPEKHSLASDDKTG
- a CDS encoding CdaR family protein, which translates into the protein MKRIFNNWQAKLGSILLAILFYVNLQNSKILVKEINIPIEYPKLGSSLTVSKASDKTFPVKVEGVREYVNYYSQFLKAHVSASDLKPGENSVSLYRISGAPAGLRITKLKDKVKVIVESNSGKFLPIDVKFTGDLPPNYVKTGPFVSPSVIHVSGPPGVLDDLGKISFPPISLKDKTESFTIKHKLPDFPASVKVRDNVKEVTIRVNIFASASNAGETLLLGIPIKCQSLDKNLEAEFSEPEVSVKLQSKTPLKSIQVIKGLSASVVCSHKYDPKTKKILPDNKPVFAKIKLTKAPSLKAVDILGVFPDRISILYKVKPDKDKSGSEDGDNGEEENTIEPDSNPELLEEE
- the acpS gene encoding holo-ACP synthase encodes the protein MKISVGNDIVENSRIRELLEKHGDRFLKRVFSESEREYCTNRKDPIPHLSGRFCVKEAFIKAIEPGDKVILDMREIELFGKEFGKKELVLHGKSKELFLTKGYSGCSVSISHAENYSTAIVVLYRE
- a CDS encoding tetratricopeptide repeat protein, whose translation is MISETMKQTIQFYNEGLSLYKTRKFAEALEKFQKASELSPEDGPSKKYIGRCQAFIATPPPDDWDGVFEMKTK
- a CDS encoding bactofilin family protein yields the protein MSKKPATRTARPITEYGAISTVLGKETSFSGILNFQKPLEISGEFQGEIESEGFLLVSEGAKVRANIKAGTVIVGGEITGNVIATQKLEMLSTGKVNGNIKTSKLQIADGVIFDGNCEMIQPNKD
- the rpsB gene encoding 30S ribosomal protein S2 — its product is MSVISMKNLLETGVHFGHQTRKWNPKMAPYVFTARNGIHIIDLQKTVQKAKEAYDALKKQTSDGKKVLFVGTKKQARGAIEREAIRSNMFFINNRWPGGLLTNWNTVKKSIARLKKLEGMEADNSFEKEVKTKKEILTLRRELDKLRKTLGGIKDMATIPEIMFVIDPKKEEIAVKEARKLGLTIFAVVDTNCDPELIDYPIPGNDDAIRAISLFLETMANAVIEGTGGVVEQPRFSEDLDSEALALEYQGEYDESGKFIMDEDPESRKSKAAAAAAALEAGATPAVAEEPATTTIEVDKNE
- the tsf gene encoding translation elongation factor Ts, yielding MAVSTDLIRELRERTSAGMMDCKKALEENNADIEKAITWLREKGIAKAAKKAGRETKEGRVVSYIHGNGKIGVLVELNSETDFVSKNEDFEALGKEICMQIAAMNPLYLNEESIPAEDLEKEKGIMRVQLEAEGKKAEQIDKILPGKIKKYVSEACLVNQAFFKDDSKTIDDLVKEAIAKFGENITIARFVRFQVGGL
- the pyrH gene encoding UMP kinase → MATEAKYKRILIKLSGEALAGEGEFGIDTNKAHSLAEEIKEVHDLGVEIALVVGGGNIIRGTNLAKAGIDRATADYMGMLATIQNALALQDACEKKGLYTRVQSAIEINSIAESYIRRRAVRHLEKSRIVIFAGGTGNPYFTTDTTASLRAVEVGCDVILKATKVDGVYTADPKKDNTAKRYSQISFMESINRRLKVMDSTALSLCMENNMSIIVFDIFKRGNLKDLITGTNIGTLISNSEDIKIDGQ